AGCAGGATACCCCGGCAGCGGGCCTGGATATTTTCCTCCGTGGCATCCGGCTCGTTGCCGGCAAAGGCCTCCTGCAGGGCGTCGAGAAAGGCGCTGAACGCCGTCTCGATGGGGATGATGCGATAGCGCACACCCAGCACCTCGGCCTGTTCTTGCGCATCGGCCACACTCATGTCCAGGGTGTAACGGGACGGCATCAGTAGCGCCTCGACATTCTCCGCGCCGAGGGCATCGACGGTAATCGCCAGGGTCAGGGCCGAATCGATGCCGCCGGACAGGCCGATGATCGCGCCCGGAAAACGGTTCTTTTGCACGTAGTCCCTGACCCCCAGCACCAGGGCCCGATAGACGCTCTCCACCTCATCGTAGGCCGGCGCCAGCGCACCGGTCTGTGGCGTCACCACCCCCGCCGCATCCACCGAAAACATAACCGGATACAGCCCCTCTTCAAAGGCCGGGGCCTGCTGGGTGATGGCCCCCGTGGCGGCCATCACCAGAGAGCCGCCATCGAACACCAGCTCATCCTGCCCGCCCACCAGGTTGGCATACACCACGGGCAGCCCCGTTTCCCGCACCCGCTTTTGCAGCTCGGCGGCGCGTTCGAGGTGTTTCTGACGGTGATAGGGTGAGGCGTTGAGGTTGAGAATCAACTGCGCCCCTGCCTGCCTGGCATTCATTACCGGCAGGCTATACCAGATGTCTTCGCAGATCGTCAGGCCGACGCTGACGCCGGCGATCTCGACCACACAGGGGCGGTCGCCCTCCAGAAAATAGCGCTTCTCATCAAACACCCCGTAATTCGGCAACTGGCATTTGTGGTAGGTCGCAACCCGCGCC
The sequence above is drawn from the Gammaproteobacteria bacterium genome and encodes:
- a CDS encoding NAD+ synthase translates to MSRSLCLVIAQLDFLVGDVAGNARKIIEAAGRARDEHRANAILFPELALTGYPPEDLLLRPGLQRAVEQALDAIQSQVSGIDIVLGFPERTEAGLFNAAALLRDGARVATYHKCQLPNYGVFDEKRYFLEGDRPCVVEIAGVSVGLTICEDIWYSLPVMNARQAGAQLILNLNASPYHRQKHLERAAELQKRVRETGLPVVYANLVGGQDELVFDGGSLVMAATGAITQQAPAFEEGLYPVMFSVDAAGVVTPQTGALAPAYDEVESVYRALVLGVRDYVQKNRFPGAIIGLSGGIDSALTLAITVDALGAENVEALLMPSRYTLDMSVADAQEQAEVLGVRYRIIPIETAFSAFLDALQEAFAGNEPDATEENIQARCRGILLMALSNKKHKVVITTGNKSEMSVGYATLYGDMAGGFSALKDVPKTLVYALSHYRNRVSPVIPQRVIERPPSAELAEGQQDTDSLPPYEVLDVILEMYIEQDRCADDIIAAGYDAETVRRVIRMVNRNEYKRRQAAPGVRISQRAFGRDRRYPITSGYDRD